From the Flavobacterium gyeonganense genome, the window AATTCTAAGAATGAAAAAATATATTGTATTTTTTATTGTAATAATAATGAGTTGTTCTAAAGATGACTTCAATAAAGGAGTAAATATTGAATCTAAAATTGTAGTTGAAGGCTGGATTGAAGAGGGGAATTTTGCAAATGTTTTATTGTCAACAAGTATTCCGGTTACAGGTACAATTGACTCTGTAAGTGTTTTAAGTCATGTGATTAGATCTGCAAGGGTTACAATATCAGACGGTTACAATTCAGAGGTCTTACGGGTTAAAAATGACAAGAACAGAGTTCCGCCATTTGTTTATTATGGGAGTACAATAAAGGGTGAAGCCGGAAAAGAATATTCGCTTAGAATTGAATATTTAGATAAGGTAGTTCAAGCGTTTACAAAAATCCCAAAATCTGTCCCGCTTAAAAGTGCTGATTATATAAAAAAGAATGTTACAGATACCACGGGTTATATTTTTGCCAAATTTGATGATCCGGCTGATGAAAAAAATTATTATCAGATTGCTACTAGAATTGAGGGCGAAGAGCCTATTTTTGTTCCTGGCTTTTATGGGAATCTAGATGATAAAAATTTTGAGACATCGTTTGTTTCTGTACAAATAAATAGGGGTGTGCTTTTGTTTCCAAAAACAGAATTTGAGCCTTATTTTGCAGATGGAGATTTGATCTATGTGAAGTTAAGAACTCAGACTAAAGAGGCTTTAGATTTCTGGAATAGTTGGCAAAATGAAATTGTAAACAGTAAAAATCCAATTTATCCTTCTAATACAAGTTTAAAATCCAATATAAAAGGAGGTATTGGTATTTGGGCAGGTTATGGACAAAGTACATTGATCGTAAAAACTCCTCCTAAAAAATAAAGCCGATTTGAATAGTTCAAATCGGCTTTATTAAATTATTAAAGAGTTTTATTTTTCAAAGGATTTTATAAAATCTTCAAATTTTGCTTCAAAATTTTCAAATCCAGATGAGAAATATACGCTCATTTCAACTTCTGTTTTATCACTGAATTTTAAATAAGATACTTCATTATAATATTGTTCAGTAAAATCTTCTCCTTTTTCATTCCACCATTCCCAATATTTGTATTCAGTATTCCATACAGGTAATTTTGTTTGATAAGATTCTACTTCAGAACGTTGAATGATATCCGCTATCTTAGTACCATCTTTTTTAGATACTAATATTAATTTCATATTTTTATTGAAATTTGCAGTCTTTCCTTCGCTTTCTTTTTTATTATATGTATTTACAGCTGTAAAATAAGCTTTAAAGTTTGCGTTTGCACTTTCATAATTTGGTTCTGTCGGATAAATATTGCTTGCTTCCAAAGCTGCTTCATCTGATGCGGCAGTAGCCAAATCCATATCAGCAACAATAACAAAATTATCTAAGATTTGAACCAATCCATTAGCTTTCCCCCTATATTGAGTTAATTGATCATCATTTAATAAATCATCAATACTTGCATTACTTCCTGCGTTGAAAGAAAGTAAATTTTTTCCATTATATGTAAGGTTAGCTTTTGAAGTGTTATTAGTTCCTTTAACACCACTCATTTCCCAAGTGTAACCTTCACTTAATGTCATTTTATATGCAAATTCATTTGGTACTTCTTTTCCGTTAGAATATTTTGCAGATTGTGTGAAAGAAGCTGCCTGTGTGCCATCAATTGTAAGAACAGCATCTGCAGAATTAGGTAAAAAGATATAATCGTTAGTTTCTACATCAGATTCCCAATCATAGCTGTCTATGATTTTTACTTTTATATCTGAAGAAACACTCTTAGTTGAGAATGACGCATTATTGGTTGTTTGTGATTCTTTGGCTGGGAAAACAAATTTTAATTCAGTAGTAGAAGCTGTTTTTACCCATGTTTTTTGAGTATTATTCCATGTGTAGATA encodes:
- a CDS encoding DUF4249 domain-containing protein, with the translated sequence MKKYIVFFIVIIMSCSKDDFNKGVNIESKIVVEGWIEEGNFANVLLSTSIPVTGTIDSVSVLSHVIRSARVTISDGYNSEVLRVKNDKNRVPPFVYYGSTIKGEAGKEYSLRIEYLDKVVQAFTKIPKSVPLKSADYIKKNVTDTTGYIFAKFDDPADEKNYYQIATRIEGEEPIFVPGFYGNLDDKNFETSFVSVQINRGVLLFPKTEFEPYFADGDLIYVKLRTQTKEALDFWNSWQNEIVNSKNPIYPSNTSLKSNIKGGIGIWAGYGQSTLIVKTPPKK